From the genome of Argentina anserina chromosome 4, drPotAnse1.1, whole genome shotgun sequence, one region includes:
- the LOC126792693 gene encoding probable pectate lyase 5 — protein sequence MAMPLSFPSLLSLLSLLSLLLIPSLISSSPVPNPDSVIEEVHGSINASRRSLGFLSCGSGNPIDDCWRCDPKWEQNRQRLADCAIGFGKHATGGRDGKIYVVTDSSDHPVNPKPGTLRYAVIQDEPLWIIFKSDMTIKLKEELMMNSFKTIDGRGANVHIAGGPCITIQYVSNIIIHGLNIHDCKQGGNAYVRDSPNHYGWRTLSDGDGVSIFGGSHVWVDHCSLSNCRDGLIDAIRGSTAITISNNYMTHHNKVMLLGHSDTYTQDKNMQVTIAFNHFGEGLVQRMPRCRLGNFHVVNNDYTHWEMYAIGGSGNPTINSQGNRFLAPNDVFNKEVTKHEDAPQSQWSKWNWRSSGDLLLNGAFFTASGAGSSSSYAKASSLGARPSSLVSSLTGSAGSLKCKKGSRC from the exons ATGGCAATGCCACTCTCATTTCCCTCactcctctctctcctctctctcctctctctcctcctcatCCCATCTCTCATTTCCTCCTCCCCGGTCCCAAACCCCGATTCCGTAATCGAAGAAGTACACGG AAGCATTAATGCGTCTCGAAGGAGTTTAGGTTTTCTTTCTTGCGGAAGTGGAAACCCCATTGATGACTGCTGGAGGTGCGACCCCAAATGGGAGCAGAACCGCCAGCGACTCGCCGACTGCGCCATCGGCTTCGGAAAGCACGCCACTGGCGGCAGAGACGGCAAAATATACGTGGTCACCGACTCCAGCGACCACCCTGTCAACCCGAAACCAGGAACTCTCCGCTACGCTGTCATCCAAGACGAGCCGTTATGGATCATCTTCAAAAGTGACATGACCATTAAGCTCAAAGAGGAGCTGATGATGAACTCGTTCAAGACCATCGACGGCCGAGGAGCCAATGTACACATCGCCGGCGGGCCTTGCATTACTATACAGTACGTCAGTAATATCATCATCCACGGCTTGAACATCCACGACTGCAAGCAAGGGGGAAATGCTTATGTAAGAGACTCTCCAAACCATTACGGGTGGAGGACTCTGTCCGACGGGGACGGGGTTTCGATTTTCGGGGGAAGCCATGTTTGGGTGGATCATTGCTCCCTCTCAAACTGCCGTGATGGTCTCATTGACGCCATTCGTGGCTCCACGGCTATTACGATCTCCAACAATTACATGACGCACCACAACAAGGTCATGTTGCTAGGTCACAGTGATACTTACACACAGGACAAGAACATGCAGGTCACCATTGCGTTCAATCACTTTGGAGAAGGCCTAGTTCAAAGGATGCCAAG GTGTAGGCTTGGAAATTTTCATGTGGTGAACAATGACTATACACATTGGGAAATGTATGCAATTGGGGGTAGTGGTAATCCAACTATTAACAGCCAAGGGAATAGGTTTCTTGCACCTAATGATGTATTTAACAAAGag GTGACTAAACATGAGGACGCACCACAGAGCCAGTGGAGCAAATGGAACTGGAGGTCTTCAGGGGACTTGTTGCTGAATGGTGCATTTTTCACAGCATCCGGTGCCGGATCATCTTCGAGCTACGCCAAAGCTTCGAGTTTGGGTGCAAGGCCATCTTCCCTAGTGAGCTCACTCACAGGTAGTGCTGGTTCACTCAAGTGTAAGAAGGGGTCGCGTTGCTGA